Proteins encoded together in one Bdellovibrio bacteriovorus window:
- the flhA gene encoding flagellar biosynthesis protein FlhA — MDQLFQFLKRFDKITKNTDLFIAFGLLAILAVMIIPLPPFMLDMSLTFSLAISVLILLVAIYTDRALDFTSFPSLLLMTTLFRLSLNVATTRLILTHGHEGEKAAGSVIASFANFVVGGNYVIGFVMFIILMVINFMVITKGSERVAEVAARFTLDAMPGKQMSIDAELNSGHITEAEARKRRKQIEGEADFYGAMDGASKFVRGDAIAGIIITIINILGGLGIGVIQKGLDIGTAAKYYTMLTIGDGLLCQIPAIVISTAAGIIVTRTSNSDKDVGEEVTGQLFVKPRAVMIAGGVLILLGLIPGLPTVPFLVMGGLLCGTSWVIKKARLEKAEAEKKQSDAALTAPKKENIETMLPLDMVELEVGYGLINIVESDSSGDLLERIVSIRKQFALDLGIVVPSIHIRDNLQLAPGEYRVLIKGNKVGGGLLRPESLLAMDPGNVAERIDGIATKEPAFGLDALWISPARKEDAEIAGYTVVDLPTVMATHLTEIVRAHAHELLGRQEASTLIENFKKSHPKVVEELIPDMLSLGSVVRVLQNLLKEQVSIRDLLTIFETLADEAPRNKDIEVLTEQVRRNLARGITAKYTTDQGNIPVMTLHPIIEELIANSLLQTEQGVQLVMDPNTAHRLINEIARTVENHPEVASQPILLTSPTSRRHLYKLTSRFIPQLVVLSHNELTSDADVQSVALVEMSHAG, encoded by the coding sequence TTAAAGCGGTTTGATAAAATTACCAAGAATACCGATCTCTTCATTGCGTTCGGTCTTTTGGCTATTTTGGCGGTGATGATCATCCCACTTCCACCGTTCATGTTAGACATGTCTTTGACTTTCTCTTTAGCGATCAGTGTTTTGATCCTGTTGGTGGCTATTTACACCGACCGCGCTTTGGATTTCACATCTTTCCCATCACTTCTGTTGATGACGACTTTATTCCGTTTGTCTTTGAATGTGGCGACCACGCGTTTGATTCTGACTCACGGACATGAAGGGGAAAAAGCGGCGGGCTCGGTGATCGCGTCTTTTGCCAACTTCGTTGTCGGCGGAAACTACGTCATCGGTTTTGTGATGTTCATCATCCTGATGGTCATCAACTTCATGGTTATCACGAAGGGTTCTGAGCGCGTGGCCGAAGTCGCAGCTCGTTTCACTTTGGATGCGATGCCAGGTAAGCAAATGTCGATTGATGCTGAGTTGAACTCAGGTCACATCACAGAAGCGGAAGCTCGTAAACGCCGTAAGCAAATCGAAGGCGAAGCGGATTTTTACGGTGCGATGGATGGTGCCTCGAAGTTCGTTCGTGGTGATGCCATCGCCGGTATTATTATCACTATCATTAACATCTTAGGTGGTTTGGGTATCGGTGTTATTCAAAAAGGTTTGGATATCGGTACGGCCGCTAAATACTACACGATGTTGACGATCGGTGACGGTCTTCTGTGTCAGATTCCCGCGATCGTGATCTCAACAGCGGCCGGTATCATCGTGACTCGTACTTCAAATTCAGACAAAGACGTCGGTGAAGAAGTCACAGGACAACTTTTTGTTAAGCCACGTGCGGTGATGATCGCCGGTGGTGTGTTGATTCTATTGGGTCTTATTCCCGGTCTTCCAACAGTTCCATTCCTCGTCATGGGCGGTCTTCTTTGCGGAACATCTTGGGTTATCAAGAAAGCTCGCTTGGAAAAAGCGGAAGCTGAAAAGAAACAATCCGATGCCGCTTTGACGGCCCCGAAAAAAGAAAACATCGAAACAATGCTTCCACTGGATATGGTCGAACTCGAAGTGGGTTATGGTCTTATCAATATTGTGGAATCAGATTCTAGTGGTGATTTGCTTGAACGTATTGTCAGTATCCGTAAGCAGTTTGCTTTGGATCTGGGGATCGTGGTTCCAAGTATTCACATCCGCGACAACTTGCAATTGGCGCCGGGGGAATACCGTGTCTTGATTAAAGGAAATAAAGTCGGTGGCGGACTTCTTCGTCCCGAATCCTTGTTGGCGATGGATCCAGGAAATGTGGCAGAACGCATTGATGGTATTGCGACGAAAGAACCTGCCTTCGGCCTGGATGCTCTTTGGATTTCTCCAGCCCGCAAAGAAGATGCAGAGATCGCTGGTTACACAGTGGTGGATTTGCCAACAGTCATGGCGACTCACTTAACGGAAATCGTTCGTGCTCATGCGCATGAGTTGTTAGGTCGTCAGGAAGCTTCTACTTTGATTGAGAACTTTAAGAAATCTCATCCTAAAGTCGTCGAAGAACTTATCCCAGACATGTTGTCTTTGGGATCGGTGGTTCGCGTATTGCAAAACTTGTTAAAAGAGCAAGTGTCCATCCGTGACCTTCTAACGATCTTTGAGACTTTGGCGGACGAGGCTCCTCGTAATAAAGATATCGAAGTTTTAACAGAACAAGTTCGTAGGAATCTTGCTCGTGGTATCACGGCAAAATACACAACAGATCAAGGCAACATTCCAGTGATGACGTTGCATCCTATTATTGAGGAATTGATCGCGAACTCGTTGCTGCAAACAGAGCAAGGGGTTCAGTTGGTGATGGATCCAAATACGGCGCATCGCTTGATCAATGAAATCGCGCGCACCGTAGAAAACCATCCCGAAGTGGCAAGTCAGCCGATTCTTCTGACAAGCCCGACTTCGCGTCGTCATTTGTATAAGCTTACGTCCCGTTTCATTCCTCAGCTTGTGGTGCTTTCGCACAATGAGTTGACGTCAGATGCGGATGTTCAATCGGTTGCACTCGTGGAGATGAGCCATGCAGGTTAA
- a CDS encoding MinD/ParA family protein: MRNVNSFNMHKTRTISITSGKGGVGKTTMVANLALTLSQKGKKVLILDGDLGMANVDIFFGVKPSGNIHDILAGRKEMKDILTEVSKDVFLIPGGSGVVEFNHMNHFERRAMVEAVSCLPLGFDYLLIDTAPGIAENVLFLNSAAQTVSVVITPDPSSFADAYALIKVLNRQYKVNHFSIICNQVRDEQEGLGLYQRFNDVVNRFLYIGLDYWGSVPNDVVLKKAVQQQRLIVRHDVGAESSKAIRQVCSQIEKSSKQVESTGGMQMFWDQVVGFA, from the coding sequence ATGAGAAACGTGAACTCATTTAACATGCATAAAACACGCACTATCAGCATTACTTCCGGTAAAGGTGGAGTAGGCAAAACAACGATGGTGGCGAATCTTGCTTTAACCCTGTCCCAAAAAGGAAAAAAGGTTTTGATCCTGGATGGTGACTTGGGTATGGCGAACGTGGACATCTTTTTCGGAGTGAAACCTTCGGGAAATATCCATGACATTCTGGCGGGACGTAAAGAGATGAAAGACATCCTGACGGAAGTGTCTAAAGATGTTTTTCTTATTCCGGGCGGCAGTGGTGTTGTTGAGTTCAATCACATGAACCACTTCGAGCGTCGCGCGATGGTCGAAGCGGTGAGCTGTTTGCCACTGGGTTTTGATTATTTACTTATCGATACGGCTCCGGGCATCGCCGAAAATGTGTTGTTCCTGAACTCCGCAGCACAAACGGTTTCCGTAGTGATCACGCCGGATCCTTCCAGCTTCGCAGATGCCTATGCATTGATTAAAGTTTTAAACCGACAGTACAAAGTGAACCACTTCTCCATCATCTGCAATCAAGTACGCGATGAACAAGAAGGCTTGGGTCTTTATCAGCGTTTCAACGATGTTGTGAATCGTTTCCTCTACATTGGTCTGGATTATTGGGGTTCAGTTCCGAATGATGTGGTTTTGAAAAAGGCCGTGCAACAACAACGTCTCATAGTGAGACACGATGTGGGTGCGGAATCATCCAAAGCAATTCGTCAAGTGTGTAGTCAGATCGAGAAATCTTCAAAGCAAGTAGAAAGCACCGGGGGCATGCAAATGTTCTGGGATCAGGTCGTAGGGTTTGCATAG
- the flhF gene encoding flagellar biosynthesis protein FlhF → MQVKKFEARTMKEALEMVKTQLGPDAIILSARDNNKSFGLVGEGSVEITAAVSEETLQKKKFAESRLREQDREKFLKSPARQQKELIHKMVEKHVQKTQPAAPITQRRYIDIEDEAEQRQRMMAEERVRSAAQRALNAFQEQDEIFSTRGNATKKAPQQPAVPAPVARVVIPAQTESPEIAALKNEIASLKQVITQFQQMPQSFVGTHPGADYGINYDLSFVFEKLTSAGMAREIAAEILTTAQETLPALKLKNKALVEAWVARHVLDNTRTVSNPTAGKIHCFVGPAGAGKTSALIKMASQMVVREGKKIALFTTDTFKVGAADQMKIYAQILNVPFSVIRSQNDWTSLMRYLPNVDCVLVDYTGMSLKNPDEIQMLKSLLPPAALNPNIHLVLSTNVKDADATELGRRYSGMNYKDVIFTSLDESTQHGSIYNFMKRFDIPLHSFGIGPRVPEDFEFATKERLLDLIFKITKFKQQDSEAI, encoded by the coding sequence ATGCAGGTTAAGAAATTTGAAGCTAGAACGATGAAAGAAGCCTTAGAGATGGTCAAGACCCAGTTGGGACCTGACGCCATCATTCTTTCTGCCCGCGATAACAACAAAAGCTTTGGCTTGGTCGGGGAAGGCAGCGTGGAAATCACGGCTGCGGTTTCTGAAGAAACTTTGCAAAAAAAGAAATTTGCAGAGTCTCGCCTGCGTGAACAAGATCGCGAAAAATTCTTAAAAAGCCCGGCTCGTCAGCAAAAAGAGCTTATCCACAAGATGGTGGAAAAGCATGTGCAAAAGACCCAGCCGGCGGCACCCATCACTCAACGTCGTTACATCGATATCGAAGATGAAGCTGAACAACGCCAAAGAATGATGGCGGAAGAGCGTGTTCGTTCTGCGGCTCAACGCGCTTTGAATGCCTTCCAAGAGCAAGATGAGATCTTCTCTACAAGAGGCAATGCGACTAAAAAGGCTCCACAACAACCGGCAGTTCCGGCTCCTGTGGCTCGCGTGGTGATTCCGGCGCAAACTGAATCCCCAGAGATCGCGGCTCTTAAAAACGAAATCGCAAGCTTGAAACAAGTCATCACTCAGTTTCAGCAAATGCCGCAAAGCTTTGTAGGCACGCATCCGGGGGCGGACTACGGTATCAACTACGATTTAAGTTTCGTTTTTGAAAAGTTAACTTCTGCAGGCATGGCCAGAGAGATCGCGGCGGAAATTTTAACTACGGCTCAAGAAACCCTTCCGGCTTTGAAACTGAAAAACAAAGCTTTGGTAGAAGCATGGGTGGCTCGTCACGTTCTTGATAACACAAGAACTGTCAGCAATCCGACGGCGGGTAAAATTCATTGCTTCGTGGGACCTGCCGGTGCCGGTAAAACTTCGGCTTTGATTAAGATGGCAAGTCAGATGGTGGTCCGTGAAGGCAAAAAAATTGCTCTTTTCACAACCGATACTTTCAAAGTCGGCGCTGCTGATCAAATGAAGATATATGCACAGATTCTAAATGTTCCGTTTTCAGTGATTCGTTCACAGAATGATTGGACAAGTTTGATGCGTTATCTTCCCAACGTGGACTGCGTTCTTGTCGATTACACCGGCATGAGCTTGAAAAATCCGGACGAGATTCAAATGTTGAAGTCTCTTCTTCCGCCAGCGGCATTGAACCCGAATATTCACTTAGTTCTTTCTACGAATGTAAAAGATGCGGATGCTACTGAATTGGGACGCCGTTATTCGGGTATGAACTACAAGGATGTGATCTTCACTTCTTTGGATGAATCGACTCAGCATGGCTCTATTTATAACTTTATGAAGCGCTTTGATATCCCACTTCACTCCTTCGGAATTGGACCTCGTGTGCCGGAAGACTTTGAATTCGCAACTAAAGAGCGTCTTTTAGATTTGATCTTTAAAATCACGAAATTCAAACAACAGGATTCAGAAGCTATATGA
- a CDS encoding FliA/WhiG family RNA polymerase sigma factor: MGKNAALLKKYKEEPRKLAANQKDDLIREYAPLIKFIAQKIAVRLPSNIELDDLISAGVIGLMDAIEKYDSTRDNKFKTYAEFRIRGAILDELRAQDWVPRSIRDKAKLLDKTMVQLEADLGRTPTDEEVAKALNVSIDEFHDLVNQVRPVSLLPIDQATTFSNTDKKSIMDILEGSRTNSPFNQLNVKNIKEVVAQAIEELPERQRLVLSLYYYEDLNLKEIGQVLRVTESRVSQLHAQAVARLRAKLAATIGAGELE; this comes from the coding sequence ATGGGGAAAAATGCGGCATTGTTGAAAAAGTACAAAGAAGAGCCACGCAAGCTCGCTGCGAATCAAAAAGATGATCTTATCAGAGAATACGCGCCGCTAATTAAGTTCATCGCGCAAAAAATCGCCGTTCGTCTTCCCTCTAATATCGAATTGGACGATTTGATTTCTGCTGGTGTTATCGGTTTGATGGACGCCATCGAAAAATACGATTCTACACGTGATAATAAATTTAAAACTTACGCTGAATTCCGTATTCGTGGAGCGATTCTTGATGAACTTCGCGCCCAAGACTGGGTTCCACGTTCGATCCGTGATAAAGCCAAACTTCTTGATAAAACTATGGTTCAGTTGGAAGCGGATTTAGGCCGTACACCGACAGATGAAGAAGTTGCTAAAGCCCTCAATGTTTCGATTGATGAATTCCATGATCTAGTGAACCAAGTTCGTCCGGTCAGTCTTCTTCCGATCGATCAGGCAACAACGTTCAGCAACACCGACAAAAAATCCATCATGGATATTTTGGAAGGTTCACGCACGAACAGCCCTTTCAATCAATTGAATGTTAAAAACATCAAAGAAGTTGTCGCGCAAGCTATCGAAGAGCTTCCGGAAAGACAACGCCTTGTTCTTTCTTTGTATTACTACGAAGACTTGAACTTAAAAGAGATCGGTCAAGTTCTGCGCGTGACAGAGTCACGTGTATCGCAACTTCACGCTCAAGCCGTGGCTCGTCTGCGTGCAAAACTGGCAGCGACTATCGGTGCTGGTGAGCTTGAGAT